Within Primulina tabacum isolate GXHZ01 chromosome 5, ASM2559414v2, whole genome shotgun sequence, the genomic segment CAATTGTACTCGGTGGTGGCGTGACTGGAAGTGTCAtaagttggctaggagtctttaAGCGTGAGTTCGCAGCAGCCGCGTGGGTCTTGGTTGTGCGCAGGAGGAGTTGTGTGGGTTAGGGGCTCGTCCAAGGGCTTGTGCTGGTCTGGAACGAAGCTGAGCATGGTCCAGGGTCAGTGAGGGTCTGAGTTGGTCGCTAGTTAAgtggctggaagagtcctaggctaACTAGGAGTCCTAGTGCAACTAGGATACACACATATACACATGCATGCAATCGAGTTAAGGGGCAGAAGGGTTTGAACGAGTTAGGGTCTGGTTATTTGGGTCAAGGTcggtcaggagggtgcctagatggATTGGCTTGAGTTTTgcttgaggtggctcgaccatggctcgagtaaataaggagatggctcggtgtgttcgagtGAGGgtcatatttcgaatttaacgaactaaaattggaaccatgggtccacgggtgtggttaaTATCTCAAAAGGGTAGATTAGGTaataaaaagtttatgtttaaaatttgggatcaaaataatgagttttgaatttatccggAATTGAATCGTCTTTCTAatagttaattaaagaattaattgaagaGTCTCGAATTAAGccgaataaaattatgaaaaactatattaaagcttaaataattatttagaataaactCATGTGATTAAAAgcaaaaaaagataaaatcgagaatttttacgtctaggggcaaaacagtaattttaaacttggaaaatacgtaaaagcttgacagcgtcccgaaggatcataacacatgttaaatgataattattgatttaaaatgatgattttgatgaaaatatgatattttatgatttatggtaaagctgtgcaatttatactatttaaaatgttatttttggaaagctatgatatgttatgatattaaaagaaaaagaaaaatattttgagggatgtgaattgactgtgacaaaagtcATGatgtatgatatatgattttgtggggatatcGTGAGTGCCAAGGTCCCAGAGGGACCCCGTTTACGGAACAAGGCACCAAAGAGACCCCGACGATCGTTTTTCACAATGGAGCCTAGCgcccacccccatggaccatgtggagcgaaagattgatcagtcgaccaaaggataaaagctagtcactttcgaggatcaaacctcacccaaaatgataaatgattgaaagctttatgattaaaatgattttaagatatatgattaaaagctatttttttctaaaaaaatacgTTACTTATgcttaaaactattttaaatgattttacgatttatgatttaattatgcttaaattattttaaatggtttattattgttcagaagctattttaaataaaattgtgatttttaaatgcatgtgattgtatatgtattatttgctactcataTTTTGAACTTGCTTAGTAATTAGAATCattaggtttgtatgatgcaggattttatgattttatgggaggcgctgacgattgagtggatcgagtgcagcagtacactcccgagggacctTTTTGTTTCTGCACTGGATTGTTAGatataagatttgaaagatttatgttaatgattttattagagatatttttttatgctttaattttatattagttgatctttttaaaggtcgacgtaGGATTTTTGGTTAATCGATGATTTATGGATATTATGATAAACTTGcgatttaaatgttaaattattatgattatgaaaatgttaaagttattttaagtagtattttcgagttcaggattttaaaaaataaaaaattcgaggtcgtttcagttggtatcagagccaaggttccttaaagggttgtgtactgtcactCCGAGAAACTCAAGAAGTCACGTCTCAAGTATGTCAGTTTTTACGACtcatattttatatgctaaaattcttttaaaatgcTTTCATGATACATTatataaaagttagttgcataTCGCATGTTCCATGTAAaatgttaaatgcatgttggttacgtggtttggacgacatatacagagatgcctcctagaagGATTTTGCGTAGGAATGATGAGGATAGACATGAGGAGGAGATTCCACAGCCTCCACCTGTTCAAGATGCTAGTGCCCGTGTACTAGCCGGTATGGCCCGTTTTTTATAGCGACACATAGGAAATGGTGCGAGAGTTAGACCAGAGGTTGCTTATGAGCGTTTTAGGAAGATGAACCCCGAGGATTTTcatggcactactgatccattcgttGCTGAGATTGATCCCCGGACTTCCCCCACTCGGCTTCCCATCGGGAACTTAATCTTTTGGTGATAGGTGGATGCTACGGCCCTTAGCTCGTTCATGGCTTGCCGCCCCAAGATGATGTTATATGATGACGGGGCATCCACCACAGTGAAAGTGGTCATCACCGTCTTCTTCAGCTCCTCGGTGCCCAAAGATAAGGGCAGGACAATCTCCCCTTCTGGATAGACAACATGGCCAGTAAAGCCAAAAAGTGATGTGTCCACTGCTTCCAAATGATATCCTTGTAGAGCCATTTGTACAAGAGCCTCATTGAAAATAACATTAACAGAACTGTCCGAATCCGTGAAAACCCTCATGATGTCATAATTTGCTATCCTAGCTTGAATTACAAAGGCATCGTTGTGGGGAAGATTGACACCCTTCAAATCTTTCAGGCCAAAACTAATCACTGCCTCACT encodes:
- the LOC142544255 gene encoding uncharacterized protein LOC142544255, which gives rise to MEVEGVRRSEAVISFGLKDLKGVNLPHNDAFVIQARIANYDIMRVFTDSDSSVNVIFNEALVQMALQGYHLEAVDTSLFGFTGHVVYPEGEIVLPLSLGTEELKKTVMTTFTVVDAPSSYNIILGRQAMNELRAVASTYHQKIKFPMGSRVGEVRGSISATNGSVVP